The DNA segment AAACAGCTGTCTCCTGCTTCCACCTAGGGATGCTCCTTATTAAAAAGGCGGTCTGAGAGTTACTCCATAGTTCGTAAGTGTCCCTTCACATGCTCCAGGAGTCACTTTTACcttttaaacatgaaaatgcTGTGGGAAAAATGCCGCCTCTTGTAAAAAGCCCTTCTGCATGTGCTGGTTCCGCAACCAGGATGCACAATCTTCCCCTGGAAGGACGGTACCACAAATACCCCAGGCAGCCGAAGAAAGTAGAACAAGGGCATTACTTCCCTGGCTAGCACACAAGTCCACCACCCCGGGAAGCTCTCAGAGCCTTagcttccttatctataaaatggatttATTGTAAAATCAATAAAGTTGAAGCATTAAAAACCATTCCTGCTGGCCCTTGGTCTCCACCCACCCCAACCGCTGCCCGGTGGCCTGGGGAACCATACAAAATGCATGTTCTTGTCTTCATCCCTGTCCCAAGCGCTCAGGCGGCACCAGCACCGAGaagcttctctgcctctccagtCCTTCACAAGCTGCTGACCAGCCCACCAGCTGTGCTCCGGGGATGCTCCTTCTTGGGCCCCATCTAGTGCAGAGGGGGAGATtggcgggggaggaggggaagccaAAGGCATCAGCGCTCCTGTCTAGAAGTGGCACTGCAGCCACCCTGCGCTCTTGTACCTGGTTGGCCGACAGAACTCAGGGTGCAGACCTGGCCACCCCAAATGCCTGGGTTAAAGCACCACAGCCCAGCGGCGCCGGCCGAGGTCCCCAGTGGGTCTCGGGGCCCACAGCTTAGAGCCGACGCTGGGCCGAAGTCCTGCCCAGCAGATTGTGGGGCCATCTGGGTCTTGCTGCCCGGCAAGAAGAGGAGCAGCAGAGTGGCCGAGAAAGATTCAGAAAAGTGTCGGGAGAGAGGCATGCCTACCACCTAATTCCATCCTAGGACTCGCAGCCTTAGGTCTGAAGATTTCGTGGGAACGGGGACGGCTGAGCTGGCTCTGGCAAGAGGCTCCCAGGATCGCCCAGCTCCGGGGTAGATCCTACTTTCCCTCTAGGGCTTCCCACGGGCCGCAAGGGAGAAGCGCCCTGGTTCTCCCCACAGGTCGGGGGGAGCAGGAAGGCAATGCCACTCACCCCCCAACAACCTGGCAAACCCCTCTCCACCTCTTCCCGGagacctggagacctggagacTTGAGTGGATTTTAAAGCAGGACACTCATTCTGTGACTGATTCACACCcagagtttcttttccttttttttcttttctccccaggACAGATCAGAGCTGTCCGATTTTTCTTTCGAAACTACAGAACTAAGTAAAGTGgtagatttctgtttttttttggggggggggctcaggAGGTGGGATGGGTACGAAATACAGAATGTGGCCCGTCTACATCGCCATCACTTTATTGTATTGTCACCGTTAACTTAACTATAAATACTACGGTGGGGAGCCGGGCGCCTGCGGGCTCAGACCTCCTGGCCTCGGGGCCCCGGGCGCGACCGACCCCAGGCGCCGGCCCTCCCGGCTCTGTACACTATTTACAGCTCCTCGTTCCTCTTTCTCGACCCCCTCCCGCAAGGCAGCGCGTGTGCAAGAAAGTAGCATCCTCTGTCTGTGCAAGTCCTTCGAGTTAGGCAAGAGCCACGGCCGGCCCGCGGCCGTCAGCTGTCCGAGTCCAAATCGCTTTtaccttcctcttccctcttctcggGGGACGCCTTGGACGAGGTCTTGTTCCACTTCTCTGCGTTCTCCGACTCCTCCGACGAGGACCGCTTCTGCCGCCGCCACTTGGCACGGCGGTTTTTAAACCAGACCTGTTGCGCAACGGAGGACAAAACAAGCGGTAAGACCAGAGGCGcgctcccgggggggggggggtggggggggcggacACCCCCAGGCCGGGGTGGGCACCCGGGGACCCCGCGCGCACGCCCACCGAAGGACCGGGAGACCTGCTCCCGCTTCTGCATTTGCATGCATGCAGCTCCCCGGGCCTACAGCGCGCTCCTGCAGCCTGCGGGCCGCCCGGGGCGTCGGGGAGGCTCGGGGAGGCCTGGGCCGGGCGGGGCTGCAGGGCCCCGAGGTCGCCGCGGGGGGCCGGCGGGCGCGCCCACCTCCACTTTCTCCTCGCGGAGGTGCACCTTCCGCGCCAGCTGCTCGCGGGTCCCCACGTCCGGGTACTTGGTCTCCTGGAAGAGGTTCTCCAGCGCTTCGAGCTGCTCGTCGGTGAAGATGGTGCGGTGCCGCCGCTTCCGCCGGCAGTGCAGCTGGTTGAGGAGTTGCAGCTCGGTGCGCGACAGCGTGCCCACGTTCATGTAGGGCAGCATCTGGTGCGGGACCGGGGACACCAGCACCGAGCCCGGGCCCTCGTAGCCTGCGACAGAGGAGCGCTCCAGGTCAGCCGGCTCCGCGCCCACGGGCAGATCCTCTGCAGCAGGGTGCGGGGAATCCGGGCGGTGCGCGGCAAGCCGAGGCCAGGGCAGTGCGTCCGCGCGCACACTCCCAGGGCCACTTCGGGAATCCCCAAAAGCCCGGTCTCCCCGCGCAGCCCCTGAGCCAGTTGGTCTCCTCTCACTGTCGCCTAAAGTTTGCAGCAAGTGTACAACCTCCCGTGCCCGAtcggccacacacacacacacacacacacagaaataaaataaagtaaaaaaggagGGGTGTGTGTGATGCAGGGGGAGCGAGCTCGCAAGCGCAAGGAGGAAAGTCTGTGCAACCGGGGACCGCCAGCGCCGCCGCCCGCCCACGGCCCGGGCACCGGGCAGCGGGCACCGGGCGCCGGGCGAGACCCTACCTGGGGGCGTCGGGACGCAGGAGCACTGCTGGGCGCCGAGCGGCGGCACAGCCCCGCAGCAGGCCGGGCCCACGGGGGCCGCCTGCACGTGCAGCTGCCCGTAGAAGTAGTTGTTGTAGCCGAGGCGGGAGCCGCCGACCGCGGCCGGGAGGCCTGCGCCGCCGGGGGCCACGGGCCGCGGGTAGAAGGCGCCATAGTCCGAGGaggcgccgccgcccgcgccgtaGAGCGAGTCCCCGTGCAGGGCCGGGAAGACGACCGGAGCCGCGGCGCTGGGCGCCACCGGCAGCACCGAGTCTTTGCAGCGCGGCCGGGCGGCCAGGATGTTGTCGATGCTGAACATGCTGGCGGGCATCCCCGAGCCCCGCGCCGGgaccgggggcggcggggaggcgcCGGGGAAAAAGCCTCAAagcggcgcgggcgggggggggggtcctctcgCCTGCAGCCGCGGACCAAAGCGAAAGAGAGCGCGGCCGAGCGCGcagccccgcgcccctccccgccccctcgtCCGCTCGCCCTCCTCCCGCCCTCCCCGCGCTGCAGCGCTCGCCGAGCTCAACCCGCGGGGAGGACGGAGTTCAGGCCGCCTGAACCTCTTGTTGGTTTTATACTGAGTCGACGTCATCCTGGATTTAGTTCCTGGTAATATGCAGATGACAAACAGAACCAGATTTGGCCCTTTCTGTTcctttgggtgggtgggggggggcttgagggcgaggggggagggggagaggtgccaaggggagggggctgcggggggccaGAAGAGGGATTGTGGATtgcaaattaatgaaattaaccTAATCTTTCCCATTCAGCGGGCCCCGCCGCGGGGCCCGGCCGAGCTGGGCGGGCGCCCTAATTGCTCCGGTTAATCTCATTAATTCCATTGTGCGGCGCAGTTAACAGCTCCCTCCGCCCGACCTCTCcgcccccaccctttttttttttttttttttcttctcagattgGGTCCTATTATTGGGTGCGATTTCCTCTGCGAGAAACTCCCAAATTCACTGTGGCCAGTTTTACTTTGGGGCTCCTTTTTGTCCCACTTcggaatttgttttgttttggaaaataacgAGGGGCTGCGTCCAGACTCCAGCAAAATGCAAAACTCCGCTCTTCCTCCggacttcccccccccccaaaaaaaaaaaaaacactcaccGCCAGgtttcacctctttttttttttttttttttttttgaatttcgaGGTTCTCTCCCGGGTGGAACCGGTAAACCCCAGCCCCcaaccctttttttgtttttgcaaaggcCAAAATTTGTGAAGACAAAAATCGATGCGAGAGGTGCGTTGTTGgttcttaaaaatatgtgtttatatttttttcccccGCAGTCACTTTGGGTCTGAAAACTACCATAGGAATCCGTAGGCCCTTTACACAGCGGAGACCAAATTCAGCCGCTCATTAAAATTCGCCACCAAGAGTAGCACTCCGAAGGGAAGGGACGTGTCTAGCTGCTCCCTGCGTGGCTGTCGGTAGGTTTTAcgctttttctcttcctttataaaaattattcttggAAATGGGGTGTCTTCTCCTCCAGATgggttgttggttttgttttgttttgttttgttgcaat comes from the Canis aureus isolate CA01 chromosome 9, VMU_Caureus_v.1.0, whole genome shotgun sequence genome and includes:
- the GSC gene encoding homeobox protein goosecoid isoform X1 produces the protein MPASMFSIDNILAARPRCKDSVLPVAPSAAAPVVFPALHGDSLYGAGGGASSDYGAFYPRPVAPGGAGLPAAVGGSRLGYNNYFYGQLHVQAAPVGPACCGAVPPLGAQQCSCVPTPPGYEGPGSVLVSPVPHQMLPYMNVGTLSRTELQLLNQLHCRRKRRHRTIFTDEQLEALENLFQETKYPDVGTREQLARKVHLREEKVEVWFKNRRAKWRRQKRSSSEESENAEKWNKTSSKASPEKREEEDGAQEGASPEHSWWAGQQLVKDWRGREASRCWCRLSAWDRDEDKNMHFVWFPRPPGSGWGGWRPRASRNGF
- the GSC gene encoding homeobox protein goosecoid isoform X3 gives rise to the protein MPASMFSIDNILAARPRCKDSVLPVAPSAAAPVVFPALHGDSLYGAGGGASSDYGAFYPRPVAPGGAGLPAAVGGSRLGYNNYFYGQLHVQAAPVGPACCGAVPPLGAQQCSCVPTPPGYEGPGSVLVSPVPHQMLPYMNVGTLSRTELQLLNQLHCRRKRRHRTIFTDEQLEALENLFQETKYPDVGTREQLARKVHLREEKVEVWFKNRRAKWRRQKRSSSEESENAEKWNKTSSKASPEKREEEGKSDLDSDS
- the GSC gene encoding homeobox protein goosecoid isoform X2, which codes for MPASMFSIDNILAARPRCKDSVLPVAPSAAAPVVFPALHGDSLYGAGGGASSDYGAFYPRPVAPGGAGLPAAVGGSRLGYNNYFYGQLHVQAAPVGPACCGAVPPLGAQQCSCVPTPPGYEGPGSVLVSPVPHQMLPYMNVGTLSRTELQLLNQLHCRRKRRHRTIFTDEQLEALENLFQETKYPDVGTREQLARKVHLREEKVEVWFKNRRAKWRRQKRSSSEESENAEKWNKTSSKASPEKREEEDSSRRNSDQPYLSQMPSSFQKTSMVRGQRCLIVHGPEGPHLDLGR